A segment of the Geoglobus ahangari genome:
ACGTTCAACCAGTACTTCCTGCTGGGCAAGTTCACGGTGGTCGACCAGATATTCAAGCACCTGCCCGAGGTGAAGGAGGTCGTCTTCACCGAGAAGTTCGAGAGGCCTGAGGAGAAGCAGGAGACTGAGGCAAAGGAGGAGAGCTCCGAAGGCAAAGAGGAGGCTCAGAAGGAAACCGAGGCAAAAGAAGAATAAATCTTTTTGTTCAACCCCTTTCTCACAACTCTTCCCTCAGGTCTATAACCCTCTTGGCCTTCCCCTCGAATCTCTCCAGCGTTCCCTTCTCGACGAGCTCGACGTTGACCCTTATGTTGAGCTCGGTCTGGAGGGCCTTCGAAACTTTGCCCTGAATCCTCCTGAAGTCCTCGAGCTCTCCGGTGAATATCTCGTCCCTCATCTCCACCCTCACGGTAATCTCATCCAGAGAGCCGTTTCTGGTTATCAGCACCTGGAAGTGGTCTCCCACCTCAGGAATGTTCATCAGCACGTGCTCGATCTGGCTCGGGTAGACATTTATCCCTCTCACGACGATCATGTCGTCCACCCTCCCAAGGATCCTGTGTATCTTCGGATGCGTCCTGCCGCAGCTGCACTTCTCGTAGTCCATTATGTATGTAACATCTCCCGTCCTGTACCTTATCAGCGGCATCGCCTCCTTTGTCAAGGGAGTCAAGACGAGTTCGCCCCTCTCCCCCTCAGCCAGCGGCTCCCCGGTTTCCGGATCCACGACCTCGACAAAGTAGTGGTCGTGCCAGATGTGCAGGCCGTTCTGCTCCTCGCACTCGAACGCAACTCCGGGGCCGTTCATCTCGCTCAGACCGTAGCTGTCGAAAGCCTTGATGTCAAAGGCATCCTCCAGCCTCTTCCTCGTGTTGTCGCTCCACGGCTCAGCTCCAAAACAACCAATCCTCAGGGGTAGGGACTTCGGGTCTATTCCCCTCTCCTCCGCGACCTCCTTTATCCTGAGGGCATAGCTGGGGGTCGCGTGGATCACGGTCGTGCCGAAGTCGAGCATGTACTGCAATTGCTTCTCCGTATTCCCAGTACCGCTCGGAACCACCATCGCCCCTATCCTCTCCCCGGCGTAGTGGAAGCCGAGGCCTCCGGTGAAGAGGGTGTAGCTCACCATGTTCTGGAAGACGTCCCCCCTCCTCACGCCAACCATGTACAGGCATCTCGCCACCATGTTTATCCAGTTCTCCAGATCTCTCTCCGTGTACGCCACAACCTTCGGCTTTCCAGATGTCCCGGAGGACATGTGGATCCTCACGAGCTCCGACCTGTCCACTGCCATTAAACCGAATGGATAGTTTGCCCTCAGATCCTCCTTGGTCGTGAAGGGGAGCCTCGCTATATCCTCCCTCCTCCTGATGTCGTCTGGGTGGACTCCCAATTCTCTCATCCTTCTCCTGTAAAAGGGAACGTTATCGTAAGCGTGCCTCACAACCCACCTGAGCCTCTTGAGCTGAAGTTCCTCAAGCTGGTTGAGCGGCATTACCTCCTCACGTTGCCAATAGTTACCAAATGGCATACCCGGAAATTCTTACGGACAGGTTAAAAAGTTTATCAAAACGCCCGGCAGGTTGGATATTCGAACCCGCGCGAGGGCGCAGGTCTGCGCGCTGAAGTAGGATACATGAGATATAAGGTAGCTGAAGACCACAAATCTGCCTCAGTAATTTCTCCGGTGATTTAATGGCCAGTGAAGGCCTTTCATCCCTATCGTGGCAGAGCTCCCGCACCTCGACCTTAATTCCAAAAGTGATTTATACTATGTAAGGAAAAACTGCTATGATGGAAAACGTACCTGTGGAGTTCAACTGCAAGGTGCTCGCGAGGATGCTTGCAAGAGCATACGTCGCAGAGCACACCGAGACCGAGGCGATTTCAGAGGCGATGCTCCAGCTTGGAGATGATGAGGTATCCGAAGCCCTCTTCAAGCTCATACGGGATAACGAGATGCACAAAATGATGATCGAGGCGATAATAGAGCGGCTGAACTTCAGCATAGACGAGTTCAAGGAGTACTCGATAAGAACCATAGGGCTGAGGAGGTTCGACTTCTCAGACGAGTTCACGGTGCAGCAGCTCAACGAGATCCTGAAGTGGGAGAGGTGGGCGAGAGACTACTACAGGGAACTGCTGAAGCAAGACTACTCGAAGATATCCGAGGAGCTCGGAGACAAGGCCGTCGAGTTCATCAAGGACGCCCTTAGAAAACTCGTCCAGTGGGAGGAGGGGCACATAAAACTCGTTGAGAACCTGATGAGCAAGGCCTGACAACAAAAAAATTTGAAGAGATTAGAGCTGGCTCGTCGCGAGCTTGATGTCCTCAACCTTGACCGTTTTTCTGCCAGAGTGCTTTGCGAGCTCAACAGCCTTCTTGCCGACCTGAAGAGCGTACTCCTCAATGGCCTCCGCAAGAGCTTTCTTGGCATCCTCACTAACCCTCTGGGCTCCGGCCTTCCTTATAATCCTCTCAACCGGGGCAAGTGGCAGCTCCATCAAAACACCTCCTTAGCTTTTTTCGAGTAGAAATTAAGTAATTCAATTATATAAATTTTTGGGTTCATCGAAGGCCTCAAAGCTATCCGTTTAGACATTGGCATTACATGCGATGCTGACTGATGCTCACAGTTTCACCCCTACCCCCTCCACATGAAATCAGCAAAGTATATACCACAAAACCCCAAATCAACCACCATGAAGAGAATCTTCGCTCCCTGGAGGATACGGTACATAATGTCCCCGAAGCACGAGGGGTGCATTTTCTGCGACTTTCCGAAGGAGAACAGAGATGAGGAGAGGCTGATAGTCCACAGGGGGGAGACCTGCTTCGTGATCATGAACAACTACCCGTACAACCCGGGTCACGTCATGGTGTCACCTTACAGGCACGTGGGCAGTCTGGAGGATCTCACCGAAGACGAGGCGCTGGAGATGATGACGCTCGCCCAGAAAACGGTGAGAGTGATAAAGCAGGTCATGAGCCCTGACGGGTTCAATCTGGGGATAAACCTCGGGAAGGTGGCCGGGGCCGGAATAGAAGATCACATACACCTGCACATCGTGCCGAGGTGGAATGGAGATACGAACTTCATGCCGGTGATAGCGGACGTGAGGGTGATACCCGAAGCTGTGGAGGAAACCTACAAAAAATTGAGAGAGGGGTTCGAAAAGCTTACCTCCCCTTGAACCCGAAGAGGTTTCTTGCGATTATGAGTTTCTCAACCTCTTTTGCACCCTCGTATATCTCCGTGATCTTCGCGTCCCTGTAGAACTGGTTGATCGGGTACTCGTCTATGTAACCGTATCCTCCGTGGAACTGGAGCGCCCAGTTTGTGGTCTCAACTGCAACCTCTCCAGCATACCACTTGGCCATCGCCGAGAGAGTGTTGTCCGGCTTGCCCTGCTCGACCTGCACCGCGGCAGCCCTGTAGGTAAGGGTCCTCGCAGCCTCGATCTTCGTCGCGAGCTCGGCGATCTTGAACTGTATGTACTGGAAGGCCGCGAGCGGCAGGCCGAACGCCTTCCTCTGCTTGACGTAGTCAATCACGAGCTGCAGCGCACCTCTCGCAATGCCCACTGCCTGCGCGGCAACCCAGACCCTCGTTATGTCGAAGAACTCCATCATGTAGTAGAATCCCTTACCCTCCTCTCCAACAAGGTTGCTCTCAGGAACCCTGACGTTGTTCAGGCTGACCTCGGCTGTGTCTGTGGCCCTTATACCCATCTTGCCCTTGATCTTGTCCGCCTTGTAGCCTTCCCTGTCGGTCTCGACTATGAAGTAGCTGATCCCCCTGTGCCTCTTTTCGAAGCTCTCCATCTCTCTTGTCCTCGCGGTCACGAGGATGAAGTCGGCAATTGAGCCGTTTGATATGAACTGCTTAGTCCCGTTAAGCACCCACTCGTTTCCGTCCTTAACCGCCCTCGTTTTTATGCTCGCGGAGTCGCTTCCCGCATCTGGCTCGGTGTTGGCCATGCCCATTATGGCATCTCCCTTCGCAATCTTCGTCACGTACTGCTCCTTCTGCTCCTCGCTGCCGTGCAGGAGCAGGATCTCAACACCGAAGGTCGGAAGAAGGCATGCAAGCCCGAGTCCCGGGTTTACGGCAGAGAATTCCTCCATCACGATCATCTGCTCTATCGGCCCGTAGCCACCTCCGCCGTACTCCTCCGGAATTGCCACGGCATGGAATCCAAGCTTCGCGCACTTCTTGAAGAGCTCCATCGGGAACTTCTCCTCCCTGTCGCACTCCCTCGCAAGCTCGGGCGTGAACTCCTTCTCCGCGAACTCCCTTGCAGCCCTCCTTATGTCCTCCTGCTCCTCCGTAAACTGAAAGCTGACTGTCATCACACCACCTCACGATTATCTATGACGGAATTGTGTATCCGGAAGTATAAAATTCTTTTGGGAGAAATAAAAAGGCAGAGAGGCTTTGAAAACCTACAAAAAGTTTATAAATGCTCCACCGCAAAATTGGTAAAAATCATGACAGATTTTGGGCAATTAAAACCTTTTCTATTTTTAATCTTGGTTTGGAGGCAGGAAAAGCGAGAAAATCTTATATAATGAAAGAACGTTATAAAAGCGTATGGCAGTAGCAATTATAGGAGCTGGCCAGTCCAAATTCGGGACAAGAAAGGACGTCAACGTGGCAGAGCTTGCATGGGAGGCCGTTAAACCGGCGATGCAGTCTGCCAACGTGGAGCAGAAGGACATTGACTTCATGGTTGTCGGCACGGCGGGAATGTGGAGCAGCGAGGCTGCTGTGCCTGCCCTGATGTACGAGTACGGGAAGTTTGAGGACGTTGGAAGCATGAGGGTCGAGGCCGCATGCGCGACAGGTAATGCGGCGATCAGGGTTGGCTACACGGCAATAGAGAGCGGTGAGGCTGATGTTGTGCTCGTGCTTGGCGTCGAGAAGATGCAGGAGTCACCCAATCCGACGGTAATCGAGCTGATCGGCAGGTTCGGCAGCTACTTCTGGGAGTTCGAGAACTTCGGCCTCACGTTCCCCGGGTACTACGCCCTGCACGCCACAGCATACATGGCCAAGTACGGAGCGACCGAGGAGGACTTTGCGAGGGTCGCGGTTAAGAACCACCACTACGGTGCCAAAAACCCGTACGCCCAGTTCCAGAGGGAGATCAGCCTCGAGAAGGCCCTCAACTCACCGTACGTCGCGTGGCCATTCAAGCTGTTCGATTGCTCACCCATCACCGACGGTTCTGCTGCGGTGATTCTCGCGAGCGAGGAGAAGGTAAAGGAGTGGGGCATCGAGGAGAAGATATGGATACTCGGTCAGGGAGTCGGAACGGGCACGGCAAACCTCAGCAGGAGGGAGAGCTTCACCTCTCTGAGATCCGCAGCCTACGCTGCAGAGGTGGCATACAAGAAGGCGGGAATAGACATGGACGCCCCGTACAAGTATCTGGACGGAGCAGATGTCCACGACTGCTTCACGGCTGCCGAGGTTATCGCCTACGAGGATCTGAGGTTCGCGAAGAGGGGAGAGGGTGTCCAGCTCGTCAGGGAGGAGCAGACGTACATCGGTGGAAGGATCCCCGTGAACGTAGATGGAGGTTTGAAGGCCAAGGGTCACCCGATTGGGGCGACAGGAGTGAGTCAGGCTGTCGAGGCCTGGAAGCAGCTTCTCAGCAAGGCCGAGAACGGAAGGCAGGTTGACGTCAAGAACGGAAGGTATCTGGCCCACAACGTGGGTGGAACGGGTCACTACAGCTACGTGACCATTTACGGTTTGGAGAAGAGGTGATGTGTTATGGACGATTTGAGGAAGGCTGCTGAAACGAATATTAAGGAGTACGGGTTCCCGGTTGCCATAGACGAGAAGAGCGGAGCCCTGCAGTGGGTCGACATGAGAGATCTTCACCTCAAGTACGTCATCTCCATTGAGAACATCCAGAACTTCTACGAGGGTCTGAGAGAGGGCAAGCTCCTCGCCACGAAGTGCAAGAAGTGCGGAGAGCTGTTCTTCCCTCCGCAGAAGGACTGCCCGAAGTGCATGGATGATGACATGGAGTGGGTGGAGCTCAAGAACGAGGGTGTGCTCGAAACCCTGACCGTGATATTCGTCAGGCCGCCAAGCTTCGCCAGCTACGACCCGTACACGGTCGCTATCGCAAGGCTGGACGATGGGGTCAAGATAACCGCATGGCTTAAGGGAGATCCGCAGAAGGTCAGGCCGGGACAGAGGGTGAAGGTTGAGGTGTCGAAGAGAAAGGAAGGGTATTTAATGTATGAAATCGTCCCGGTGGAGGGGTGATGAGATGGAGATAAAGAAGGTTGCCGTTCTCGGCGCGGGAGCGATGGGTTCCGGCATCGCTCAGGTCGTTGCGCAGGCCGGTTATGAGGTCTGGGTGAGGGACATAAAGGAGGAGTTCCTCGAGAGGGGCAAGGCTAACATCGAGAAGAATTTGAGAAAAGCGGTTAACAAGGGCAAGATAAGCCTCCCCAAGTACAAGGAGATCGTCGCGAGGATCCACTACACGACCGACATGAAGGAGGCTGTTGAGGACGCAGACCTCGTCATTGAGGCTGTTCCCGAGGTAATGGACCTGAAGAAGCAGGTATTTCAGGAGGTGTGCCAGTACAACAAGAAGGCCCTCCTCGCCACAAACACCTCGGGGCTGAGCATTACCGAGCTCTCGAAGGCTACTGACAGACCCGACAGGTTCGTGGGAATGCACTTCTTCAACCCCGTGCCCGTGATGGCCCTCGTTGAGGTCATAAGGGGTGAGCAGACCAGCGACGAGACGGTGAACATAGCCGTCGAGTTCGTGAAGAGCATCGGAAAGACGCCCGTTGTTGTCAAGAAGGACGTTGAGGGGTTCATAGTCAACAGGTGCCTCGTGCCCTACCTCGTGCTCGCTATTGACGATGTCGAGAAGGGTATAGCAGAGCCTGAGGAGATCGACGCGACGATGCTCTACGAGTACAAGATGCCGATGGGGCCGCTGGAGCTTGCAGACTTCGTGGGCCTCGACGTGCTCTACTACGCGAGCCAGCAGTGGAGCATCGTTCCGAAGTCCAAGCTCCTCGAGGAGAAGTTCAACAACAAGGAGCTGGGAATGAAGACAGCCAAGGGCTTCTACGACTGGAGGGCTGGCAGGCCCAAGATACCTAAGGAGAAGGCCGGCAAGTACGACGGGCTCAGGATAATCGCTCCGATGGTGAACATCGCAGCCGGGCTCATAGAGATGGGCGTTGCTGATGCGAAGGAGATCGACACCGCGATGAAGCTCGGAACGAACATGCCCAAGGGTCCGCTCGAGATGGCTGACGAGATCGGGCTTGACGTCATACTCGCCAAGGTGGAGGAGCTATACAAGGAGAAGGGCTACGAGATCCTCAAGCCGTCGGAGTACCTCAAGAAGCTTGTGGCAGAGGGCAAGACCGGAAAGAAGGCCTCGGAGGGATTCTACAAGTACGAGGCCGGGACTTACCAGAACATAAGGATCGAGAAGCTTGAGGGAGGGATCGCCAAGATCGTCCTCAACAGGCCGCACAGACTCAACGCCATAACCATCGAGCTGCTCGACGAGCTCAAGAGGGCGTTCGGAGAGCTGGAGTTCGACGACGAGGTGAGGGTGGTCATACTCACCGGAGAGGGCAAGGCGTTCTCGGCTGGCCTCGACCTGCAGGCCGCTGGAACGGACGAGGTTCTCAACCCACCCGTCGCAATGCTGCTTGCAGCCAAGGGACAGGACGTCTTCACCACCATCGAGAAGTTCCCCAAGCCCGTCATAGCAGCCATCAACGGCTACGCGTTTGGCGGTGGCTGCGAGATGGCCCTCGCATGTGACTTCAGAATAATCGCCAAGAACGCGCAGATTGGACTGACAGAAACTGCCCTTGGACTCATACCGGGCTGGGGCGGAACCCAGAGGATGGCGAAGATACTGGGCATCGCCAAGGCCAAGGAGCTGATAATGTTCGCCACGAGGCTTTCCGGAGAGGAGGCCGAGAAGGTCGGGCTTGTCAACAAGGCAGTGGATCCGGAGAAGTTCTGGGACGAGGTCATGGAGTTCGCCAAGAAGCTCGCCGAGGGTGCTCCGATCGCTCTCAGGCTCGCGAAGTACGCCATAAACTTCGGCTACGAGCTGCCTGTGGAGGTCGGGCAGGCTCTGGAGTCAGCTTACTTCGGCCTCGTCACAGGCACAAAGGACGTGAGGGAGGGCTTCGCGGCGTTCTTCGAGAGGAGGAAGCCCAACTTCACAGGAAAATAAATGAAACGATAAATAATTACATTTTTATTTTTTGGAAAGAGTTATCAATAACGTAAAATCACGCAAGATGGGGGTGGTAGATTGAATATTATCGTACTCGCGAAACACGCAGCTGACCCAGAAAGCGAGATCCGCGTGTCAAGTGATGGGAAGAGTGTTGACGAGAAGGGGCTCGTGTTCGACATCAACGACTGGGACAGATACGCTGTTGAGGAGGCCATAAGGCTCAAGGAGGAGCACGGAGGAGAGGTTGTAGTCGTCGGCGTTGGCTATTCCGACGACACCCTGAGGAAGTGCCTGGCCATGGGGGCTGACAGGGCCATAAAGATTCCCCTCGACGCGGGAATGGACTCCTACAGGACGGCTCTGGCCATAAAGGAGGCGATCTCCGGAGAGAGCTTCGACCTGATACTCGCAGGCCTGATGAGCCAGGACTACAACAACGCGCTCGTGGGTGTTCTCCTTGCCGGAATGCTCGACATCCCGTTTGCAACTGCGGTGACAAGCATAAAGGTCGAGGACGGGAAGATAAGGGTCGTCAGGGAGCTTGAGGGAGGATATGGAGAGGAGAACGTCCTTCCGCTGCCAGCGCTCGTTACTGTCCAGAGTGGTATAAACGAGCCGAGGTACGTCTCGATCATGGGCATCAAGAGGGCAAAGAGCAAGGAGCTGAGAGAGGTCGGAGTGGAGGTAGGAGAGGGATTCATAGAGGTCGAGAAGGTCTACACTCCGCCGGTCAAGAAGGCCGAGATGATTGAGGGTGCTCCGGAGGAGATTGCCGAGAAGCTAATCCAGATACTCAAGGACAGGGGGTTGATCTGAAATGAGGGTTTTTGCCGTTGCCGAGATTAATTTTGGAGAGCTCGATCCCGTTAGCGTTGAGCTCCTCAACCTTGCGAACACCATCAAGGGAGACGGCAGTGCTGAGGCAGTCGTGATTGGAAGCAGCATTTCCTCTCACGCTGAGAAGCTTGCCAAGTACGCCGACAAAGTCTGGAAGATTGAGGACGCGAGCCTTGAGAACTACAACCCCGAGCTCTACGTTGACGTCCTTCTGCAGCTCTTCCAGAAGGAGAAGCCTGACGTCGTTCTCATCGCCAACTCCTCCAGAGGCTCGGAATACGCTCCGCTCCTCGCGACGAAGCTGAACGCTCCCATAGTCACGGACATTGTCGGCCTCGACGTCAGCGACGGTGTGAAGGCCACGAGGTACATCTTCCAGGGCAAGCTCCTCGTGGATGTTCTGGTGAAGCAGGCGGACACGTACGTCTTCACGGTCAGGCAGGGAGTGTTCAAGGAAGAGAAGCAGGCCTCCGGAGAGGTAGTCGATGCGGGAATAAAGCCTTCAGTCACTCCAAAGAGAGAGTTCAGCCAGATAATCGAGCCAGAAGCCGGAGAGGTCGACATAACGCAGGCGGACATAATCGTCTCTGTCGGCAGGGGAATTGAGGACGCGTCCAACATAGAGCTTGCCGAGGAGCTCGCCGAGCTGCTTGGCGGAGTTGTGGCCGGAAGCAGGCCCGTGATCGACAACGGCTGGCTGCCGAAGGACAGGCAGGTCGGTATCTCGGGCAAGACCGTGAAGCCCAAGCTCTACCTCGCTCTGGGTATAAGCGGTGCGTTCCAGCACATCATGGGAATGAAGGACAGCGAGCTCATAATCGCAATAAACAAGGATCCAGAGGCACCAATATTCGGCGTTGCTCAGTACGGTGTCGTTGGGGACATATTTGAGGTCGTGCCGGCACTCATAGACAAGCTCAGGGAGATAAAGGGCTAACTCCCTTTTCTTTTTTGAGGTGATGAATTATGAGCGAGGATGCCGTCATAAACACGATGGTAACGCTTGTTGAGAGGCTCTCCGACGACGAGGAGAAGATGAACGCACTCGTGGAGAAGCTGGCGGAGATGGTGGAGAGCAGGAGTGCTGAGAGACTGATTGAGCTCGCCAACACCCTCGCGCCGCTCCTCGAGACGGTCAGCGTGTTCATGGACAGCGAGACTGAGAGTGTGGTGAACAACCTCATCGAGGCCCTTGGAGCTGTGGCACTCAGCATAGACAGCAACACGATTGAGATAGCGGAGAAGATGATGGATGCCCTCAACGCAAGCAGAAATGCTGAGCCGGTAACCCTCATGGGGCTTTTCAGGGCCATGAAGGACGAGAACGTCCAGAAGACCCTCGGGTTCTTCGTGAAGTTCGCGAGGGAATTCGGAAAGAGGCTCTGAATCAAATATTTTTGATTATCAGGTACGCGAGCAGAATCGTCACAACCACTATCGCCAGATCTATGACCCTGATTTTCAGGTCGGGGCCCACCTCGAAAACAACCGCTGTGTGAACGCTCCTGCTCTTTTCACCTCTCTTCCCGGCCCTTTCAACCTCAGGCGTGAGCTCCCTAACAACCTCGAGCTCATCATCCTCCATCAGAATGTCCGCAACCCTCTCCCTCTCCAACTCTACCACCCGAGCAGGTACCTTACTCTTCCAAAGGGACGTATATTAACCTTCTGTCCCGCAACATTCATCGCGAGGTTCACCAGATCCCTCGACACGGCCGATCTTGGGCGGTAGGAGATCACCGGAACGCCAGCATCCCAGCTCCTCGAAATGTCCCTCGACTCCCTGATTATCCCCGCGAGCTCCGAGTCGAGAATCTCTGACACGAGTTCGGCGAAGCTCCTCTCACCCCTGTACCTGTTGAGGATTACCCCTCCAACCTCCACCCCGAGCTCCCTCGCGACCGTCACAACCCTCTTGGCAGAGTTCACAGAACTCCTCTCCGGGTTGACAACCACATAAGCCCTGTCCGCGTTCCCCATCGAAACCAGAGACAGCCTGCTCAGCCCTGCAGAGACGTCGAGGACAACGTAGTCATACGTCTCCGAGAGCTCCTCAACAACCTCACCAAACCTCCGCTCCTCAAACTCCTTGAGCATGCTTAGCGAGGCTAGAGAGGGGATCACGTGGAGGGTGGTCAGGGTTCTGCCAACAGCCATCCTGAGCCTGTAGGTTGCATCCTTTAAACTCGCGTCTCCCCTCAGAACGTCGAAGAGCGACAGCCCGGGGTTCTCTATGGCCAGCAGTATGTGGAGGTTGGGCAGCATGAAGTCGCAGTCCACGACCACAGTTTCCCCGAATGCTGTAAGGGCTGCCGCGAGGTTTGCCGAAACGGTGGTCTTTCCAACGCCACCCTTTCCGGAGCACACGGCGATGACAGGCATGACCCAGCGAATCTAATCCACCATGATATTTAACGGTTGTCTGGCGGCACGGTTTCTGGAGGCCGAAATCTATATATTACAAGCTATTGAAGGGGTGGGGAATGACGGTAATCAGATTCCTCGGAGGGTGCAGGGAGGTAGGCAGGTCTGCGATAATGGTGGACTCCATTATTCTGGACTATGGCCTGAAGCCCTCCGACCCGCCAGAGTTTCCGATAAACGGCGTTGCTCCGAAGAGCGTGTTCATCTCCCATGGGCACCTCGATCATGTCGGGGTGGCTCCGAACCTGATGGACTACGACCCCAAGGTGTACATGACCGCTCCGACAAGGGAGCTCTCCGATATACTCTTAAGAGACTCGATGAACATAATGGAGTACCCACCGTTCGGCAAGAGGGAGTACCTGCAGTTCAACAGTAACACGAGGGAGATAAGCTACGAGGAGCCGCTGATGGTCGACGGCTGGGAGATAACTCTTTTCAACGCGGGTCACATCCCGGGAAGCTCGACGATATACATGTCGAGGGACGTCAACATCCTCTACACGGGCGACATAAGGCTCGAGGACACAAGGCTTCTGGAGGGCGCGGATACATCCTTCCCCGAGACCGACATCCTGATAGTCGAGTCCACCTACTTCGGAGTTGAACACCCTGAGAGGAAGGAGCTTGAGAAGCTGTTCGTCGAGAGCGTCATAGAGACGCTCGACATGGGAGGGCACGCGATAATTCCTGCCTTTGCAGTCGGAAGGACGCAGGAGATAATGATGATCCTGACCAAGCACGGAATAACTCCCTACGTGGACGGAATGGGCAGGGAGGTGTCGAAGATACTCGAGAGGTATCCGGAGTACATCAAGAGCGTCAGGGAGCTGAGGAGGGCGATGAGGAACTCGATAATAGTCGAGAGGGGCAAGAGAGAGAAGGTTCTCGAGGAGCCAGCTGCCGTCATAACGACCGCGGGCATGCTCAACGGCGGGCCGGCGCTCTTCTACATCTCGAGGCTCTACAACGACGAGAAGTCGAAGATAATCCTGACGGGGTATCAGGTTGAGGGCACCAACGGGGACAGGGCGCTGAGAACAAACACGATAGACCTCGGAATGAGGACTGTAAGGCTGAAGATGAAGGTCGAGCAGTACGATTTCTCAGCCCACGCAGACGACTCGCAGCTGAAGGAGCTGGTCAGGAAGGTCGCGGACAGGGGCATGGAGAAGGTATTCACCGTACACGGGGAAGAGACGGAGGCGTTCGCAAGCTGGATAGAGGAAGAGCTCGGGCTCGAGTGCTACGCACCCAAGAACGGCGACATGTACGTTTTATGAGGATTATTGTCTCTTCAGACCTCCACTCCCGTTTTTCGATGCTCGAAAAGCTTGTCGATAAAGCAAGGGCAGATGTCCTTGCGATCTGCGGCGACGTGACGGACTTCAGCCGGAGAGATGTGGAGAGGTTTCTGGAGATAGTCGAGAGGTTTTCGGGGACGTGTCTGGTCGTCCACGGAAACTGCGATTACGAAGATGCCTTCAGCAGCCTGAAGTCCGAGAACGTTGAGTACATACACGGAAGGAGCGTTGAGCTCGACGGAATCACCTTCCACGGGCTCGGGGGCTCGACGTTCACACCTTTCAACACTCCCTCAGAGTATGACGAGAGATACTACCACAGGCTGCTCAGCAGGTTCGAGTATGGAGAGAAGAATGTCCTCGTGTCTCACTCACCACCCTACGGCGTGCTCGACGTTACACATTCCGGAGTGAACGCGGGAAGTGTGGCAATCAGGGAGAACGCTCACCTCTTCGACTTCATCCTGTGCGGGCACATCCACGAGGCGAGGGGGGTTGAGAGGGTTGGCAGCACAGTTGTTGTTAACCCCGGAACCCTCTCGAGGGGAGAGTACGGCGAACTCACCACCGGTAGCTCGGTAACGCTTTTGAAACTTTAATGGCTGTATTCTATAAATTCTCCGAGAACGTTTCGCTTTTAATGGCGAGCATTGGGCGTGTATCTTTCACCGAAGGGGCAAGGTTTTTCTATATGCGATAAAAGTTATCGAGGGGAAGCGAAAGATTTAACTCGCGGTGAGCCTACGCAAGCTTACTTGATAGAAAATCAAATTAGTTTGATGGTGGTAAGATGGAGCTGAATGACACTGCCAAGGTTGTTCTGGAGAAGAGGTACCTGCTCAAGAACGAGAACGGCGAGCCCATAGAGACCCCGGAGGAGATGCTCTGGAGGGTCGCGAGGGCGATAGCCAA
Coding sequences within it:
- a CDS encoding metallophosphoesterase family protein, producing MRIIVSSDLHSRFSMLEKLVDKARADVLAICGDVTDFSRRDVERFLEIVERFSGTCLVVHGNCDYEDAFSSLKSENVEYIHGRSVELDGITFHGLGGSTFTPFNTPSEYDERYYHRLLSRFEYGEKNVLVSHSPPYGVLDVTHSGVNAGSVAIRENAHLFDFILCGHIHEARGVERVGSTVVVNPGTLSRGEYGELTTGSSVTLLKL